The segment CCCGTCGTGGTATCAAAAGTATAGGGCAACGTGCCGCTGACGAGCTGCCAGCTATATGGAGCTGTACCACCACCTGCGATGAATTGCGCATTGAAGGCCGTACCCACATAGCTCTGAGTCGTCGGTAGTGAGATACTAATGAGCGGTCCTGAAACCACGAAGCTGTAATTCATCAAGCGAGAAGCACCTGTGGCATCCTGCATGCGAAGGACAATGGGATAGGTGCCTGTCACTGCGGCTGAGCCTTGGATCAAGCCCGTGGCGGAATTCAAGGTCATGCCTGGGGGCAACGAGCCACCAATGATCATCCAAGAATAGCTACCACTACCACCAGTGCCGGTGAGCTGTGCTGTGTAGGCATCGCCGATGACGGCAGTCGGCAGCACACTCGGTGAAACATACAATTGAGGAGGGTCGATGGTGATGCTGAAATAGCGTGTGCTGGATTTGCTTGCTGTATCCGTGGCACGAAGAGCGAATTCATAAGTGCCTGCGGTAGCACCCGGTGAAATCGTGCCAGAGAGGATGGCGGTGCTGGTTCCACCTGAGGTTAACTGCAAACCAGGAGGCTGCATGCCGCTGACAATCTGCCAGCTTAAGGGAACACTGCCCCCGGCTCCCTCGAAGCTGACTGAATAGGTGGCACCAGACGTCGTCGAGGGCAGGATAGTGGGGGTGGAGGTAATGACGAGCGCGGAAGGCTGTGCCGTCAGGTAGCAAGTCCGCGTCGCACTGAGAGCGCCGCTGGTCGCTCGTAGGACAAAGGTGTGGGTGCCGAGCAGACTACTCGTTCCGATCAGCGCCCCCGTAGTGGCATCTAGTTGGATGCCCTGTGGTGGAGTTCCACTGACAAGTTCCCATGCCACCGATCCATTGCCACCAGTGACAGAGAGCTGCTGCTGATACTGCTCTCCTGGTATGTAGTTCGGCAGATTGACCGGAGAGATTTTCAAGACCGCAGGCATGAGGTTCAGCTCATAACGGGTAAAGCCGTATTGACCGTCGGAACTAACTGCACGGATGAAGAAACTGTGCAAGCCAGAGACGACCGGGACGCCACTGAGTTGCCCCGTCGTGGGAGAGAGCTGGAGGCCCTGTGGCAGACTATTCGAGCCGGTGACGGGCAATGCACTCCAGGTGAACGGACCATTTCCTCCAGCGGTGAACTGGGCGGTGTAGGTTGATCCCTGGGTGCCTGTGGGCAGAACAGCCGGATACACCTGGAAAGTCGGTGCCTTGACCTCGATCTTCGTATTCACGCGACCGAGTCGGCCAGTGGAATCATTGACCTGCACGGCGAACTGGAAGGTGCCCGCGACGAGTGGTGTGCCGAAAATTTGGCCAGTGGTGCTCAGAGTGAGCCCAGGTGGCAGTGAGCTGCCGCCAGATGAGTTTTGCACAGACCAGATGTATGGTGCAGTGCCTCCGCTCGTGGCGAATTGGGCACTGTAAGTGCTGAGGATGGAGCCCAACGGTAGCACTGTCGGAGTGATCGCGAGATAGGGGTGAATGACATGGATCGAGTAAGCACGGAGTCCATAGGCACCGCTGCTGTTGACCACTCTCACGATAATGGAGAAGACGCCCGTCTGAGTCGGTGTGCCATAAAAGTTGCCGTAACTGTTCATGAACATGCCTGGCACCTGACCAGATACGATGTCCCATGTGAAGCCACCAGCGCCGCCGGGCACCTGGAAAATAAAGCTCTGTGTTGTCCCCGTGGTGAACACTGGTGCGTCGCTCGGCATGATGGTCAGTGTCGGAGCGATCACATTGATGGTGAAGGCAGACTCTGCCACATTCCCCGCAGAATCATGCACGCAGACGACGAAGGAGAAGCTCCCAGATTCCAGCGGAGTACCAGAGAGCAGGCCACTGGAGCTGAGATTGACTCCTGGCGGAGGAGTACCGGAACCGACTAGATTCCAGCTATACGGTGTCGTGCCACCGGTGGCGAGGAACTGTGCATTATAAGAAGTGAAGCGTGCTCCATTGGGCAAAACAGTGGTCGAAATGACCAGTGGCACCGCAGGCGGTGGCCGGAATCCGAAGTCCACGGTCAATGTGCCGGAGGCGTCATAAACATCATCCTTGAAGCTGTCGATGCCATTTTCCCCGGTAGGATCAGTGACGCTGGAGTTGAGCGGCAGCGTGCCATGGGCGAGTTGGATGTTTCCTGAGCGCACCCCATCGAGAAGTGGTGTTCCCAGATCGAGACCGTTTTCATCATATCGATCATCGAGGTTCTGAATGACATCATACACGCCACCATTCTGTGTGGCACCATGACCAGCAGAGGAGACGCGGTTATGCAGATCACCACCTGAGGCGAACTCTTCCTTCGGAATGTAGAGGTAGTAGCTGCCCGCATTGCTGACCTGGAAGTAGTAGCTACCAGGAGTGGCTGTACCACCAGCGACTGCCGTGACCGTCTCCGCCACCGGTGGGGCAGAGGTCGGATCGCCGGCATTGTAGAGACGCACAGTGACTCCACCCACGCCGACATCACCGTTGTCGTATTTGCTATTATCGTTTTCGTCGAGGAACACGATATTACCCACGAAGAAGGTCTTCGGTTTGAAGCCAAAATCGACCGTGAGATTGATGTTCGCGTCGTCTTCGCCATCATCCGAGGCAGCAGAGTCGCCATTCTCGCCCGTATTTGCCGTGGGTTGTACATTCGGCTCAAAAGCCACTATCGGGGAACTCACTCCGGTCGTTGCAGGATTTGCCGTTGGCTGGGCGTCTTGATTATCAAAGTCATCTACCCCTGTGCTATTGATGGCAGGGATGAAGTCCCGCAGCATACCAGTAGCGGAGAACATCTCCTTCGGCACACGGACGAAGTAACGATGAATGCCCGTAGCAGGAGGCGCATAGAATAGATAATGCCCATCGACATCGGTCTGCGTGTTCGCAAGCACGGTATCAGTTCCGCTCGCCGTATCACGGTGTACCAGCTCGATGCTGATGCCGCTGAGGCTCTGGTCGATTCCATTAGGAGCTGGATTGAATGCACCATCTGCATTGAGATCTTTGAAGGCCAAATTTCCGATTCCGATGCGTGTCGCAAATCCAAAGTCCACGGTGAGGTCCGCCATATTATCGCCACTGACATTGTCCGAGCTGCCAAAGAGGCCGCCCTCGGTAGCCCCTGTCGGAGCCTGGCCATCGAGTAGCTCAATGACACCGGAATCGATGCCGACTTGATGCGGATTTTGTACATCCACACCATCTTCACCGAAGTTGTCGTCGATTCGAGCGGTGTGATTTCCACGCAGGCTCATTTTTCGATAGAGTGACCCTGGTGTGCCATTCATGACTTTGAAGTTGTCCGCAGCGACGTGGACTTTGTAATTGCCCGGAACCAGATTGGAGAAAGCATAGCGCCCTTCTGCGTCGGTGTAGGTGTTCTGCGTCATCGCCCAGCCAGATGGGTCTGTGGCGCTCGGCACTCGCAGAATCATCCACACATTCGGCACACCTTCACCCGCATCGGCCACGCCATTGAGGTTCGCATCGTTATAGACGAGGTTTCCGATGCTCATGAGCTGTGAAACGCTGCCGCCAGTGAAGCCAAAGTCGAACGTCATATCACCATTGGTATCCGCTGCATCGTCCTGGGTGGCTAGATAGCCACCTTCCGCCGCACCTGCTGGCTCCAGACCATGATCCAGATAGAAGGTGGCGGAGTACATTCCTAGCTCATCGGCATAATCCGTGTCGAAGCCGTTTTCGTCCGCATTATCGTCGATCTCATCGTCTTCGCCATTGCCCTGGATGGAGCTCATACCAGCCAGTGGTCCACCTGCGACGAAATTCGTTGCTGGCAGGAAGATGAAGAAACTACCAGCCTCATACGTGCGGAGACGATATGTGCCATCCGTGCCGGTCATCATGCTATCGACTGGCAGCGTTTCTGGGTCGTAGGGATCATCCCCCACACGGTGCAGACGCACTTCCACTCCTGGCAGGACACTATCTAGTCCGCTCTGGAAGGTGCCATTGCCATTGAGGTCACGGTAAACGAGATTTCCCACGGTCAGAGGCACCGGAGAGAAACCTAGGTCCACCGTGAGATCGCCATTGGCATCGTCTGAGTCATCATTTTCAGAGAGATAGCCGGTCTCGCCCGTGGTGGCTCTGGGTGATCCACCGCGCACAGCGACAAAATCCGGCGTGCGCACATAACTCGCCGTGAGGTTGTTTTGCATCGCATAGCCATCCTGTGCGACATCATCATCCCCAGCGGTGCTCTGTGGCACAGGCACGCCATCCGGAGAAGATGGCTGCTTGCCATACAGCGCGGAGCCTTGTTCGAATTGCGAGCCCGGCACACGGATGTGGTAGCTACCTGGAGCAACCTGGAAGGAATAGAAGCCGAAGCTATTTGTGACGGTGGAGGCCAACATGACGCCATTCGCCGTCTCATTGCTCCAGAGCTGCACCGTGACTCCAGAGATGCCCAATTCAGTGCCAGCATCCATGATGCCATCATTGTCATCATCTGCGAAAATAAGGTTCCCCACTCGCACTTGACGAACGAATCCGAAGTCCAACGTGAGGTCCACGGAGTCATCCGTATCATTATCCATCTCCCCATCGAGGCCGAGCTCCATCTCACCAGTCGGAGCAGCCCCACCAGCTAGAGTGAAGTCAGCGCTACGCACCCCAGTGACCGTCGGATTGCCCACATCGATCCCATCTTCTCCGGTATTATCATCGAGCATGAATGGGTCCTGACCAGCTTGCACGCCATAAACGCTGGAGGTCTGGTAAAGAGCCTCTCCAAAGGCAAAATTCGATGGTGGGATGCGGATAAAGTAAGTGCCTGGAGCGAGATTATCGAAACGGTAAGCACCGAACGAGCCAGTGTCCGTCGTGCTCAAGGGCAGATCATGGAGTGGGTCCATGTCGGAGCGGAAGATTTCGAGCGTGACTTTCTTGCCTAAGCCCGGTGTGTCGCCATCGACATTGTAGAAGCCATTGTAGTCCTCGTCGATGAAGACCACGTTGCCCACGCTCACGGGCTGCAAGAACCCAAAATCGACAGTCAGATCTGTATTGTTATCATCTACATCATCGATGTTTGCACGGTAGCCGGTCTCCAGGCCGGCATTCATCGGCTCTGAGTCCACTTGCAGCGTGATGGCGGCCGTGGAAATACCGGAATCAGCAAGGGTGTCGCTATCGACGCCATTATCATTGCTTGCGGCGATATTGTCGTCCACGCGATTGTCTCCGCCATGGCCAGGGAGAGATTTCCAACCCTCCAGAGGGGCTCCTGCGGCGAAGTTCTGTGGTGGCAGATGCACCAGATAGCCACCGGCGTCCAGATTCGAGAAGCGGTAGAGACCACCACCAGTCGTGGTGGTGCTAGCTAGCGGATAAATGCCCGGCCCAGGTGTCTCTGCGCCGTAGTAGAGCTCGACGACGACATCGTCCACGCCTTCGCCCAGATCAAATTTGCCGTCGCCGTCCATGTCTTTGTAAACAAGGTTTCCGATGCCGACGCCATTCTGCACAGCACTCACGAAGCCGAAATCCACGGTCAGATCGAAGTTATTATCATCGAAGACATCAATGTCTGCATCAATACCACTCTCGATGCCTCCGAAGTCGGCACTCACAGGTTCGTCGTCTGCTTGGAGCTGGATCACAGGACTCTGAATCCCGTAAATGAGTAGATCGGTGGTATCGATACCATTGTCACTACCAGCGCTGTCATCATCGAGCATCTCCGTAGGCGGCGTGACAGGGTCTGGTGTGCTGATATAGCGGTGCAGCGGTCTGCCGCGCTGGAACTGCTCTGCGGAGATATGAACGACGTAGCCACCTGGTGCCAGATTGCCAAAGAAGTACCGTCCGCCATCATCTGTCACCTGCGTGTGCAACGGCACGGCGAGACCTGGAGTCTGACTCTCTGAGTAGAGATCCACAGTCACGCCAGCCTTCGGTGTATCAATGGAGGAATCAAAGCGTCCATCGGAGTCTTCATCAATAAAGACCAAATTTCCCAGTCCAACTGGAGTCTGGAATCCGAAGTCGATGGTCAAATCAATCGCGGCATCGTTTTGGTCATCCGCATCGGCATTCACGCCTGATTCACCAGTGATCGCCGTAGGAGCAGAACCTGCGAAAATGGCCACTGGCAGCGAGGAGACGCCATAAAAAGCAGGATCACCGCCATTGATGCCGTCCTCGCCCACATCATCATCTCCGACGAGTCCTTCCTGGATGGAGACCGTGCGATGCAGTGGCTCCCCTTCAGCAAACATTTTGGAAGGAATGTGGACGACGTAAGTGCCCGCTAGCAGGTCATTAAACGTGTAAATGCCCGCTCCATCTGTCTGGGTGCTGCGATAGGCTGGGTCCGTGCCGGGGGTCTGTGTGCTGTAGTAAAGATCCACCGTCACTCCACCCACTCCTTCACCATCGGTGTAGGAGTTGGAATTGTCCTTATCACGGAAGACCAAGTTCCCCAGGGACACAGGTCGATACAGTCCAAAGTCCACGGTAAGGTCGATGTTCTCATCACCCAATGCGGAGTCTTCTTCGTAGTCCGTGCCGGTTTCGATGCCGGTCGGGTTGCTGGCCGTATTATCGACTGGCGCGGAGTTCGCCGTGAGGGTGATGCGGTCAGATGAAATGCCGGTATTCCACGGTTCCGTGGTGTCGATGCCGTTTTCGCCAGCGTCATCATCCCCTGGGCTGGTGCCAGGCAGAGAGAAGAGGCCCCTCAAACCACCGCCATTGGTGAACTGAGCTGCTGGGAGGTGCACGAAGTAGTCCACGGTCCACAGTCCCTCGAAGAGGTATTTGCCATATTCATCTGTGGTGGTGATGGCTAGCGGCTGATCGGTGCCAGGCACAGCACCCCAGAAGTAGAGCTCTACCGTGGCCTCGTTCACACCTTCACCAGCTCCGGGCCTACCATCGCCATTGAGATCATTAAAGACGAGATTTCCGATCCCCATATCACCAGGCTCCACAAAGCCGAAATCCACGGTCATATTCCCGTTGGCATCGACGACATAGTCATCGAGTTCACCGCCAGCATCACGCTCCACCGCGCTGACTCCATTTCCGAGTGGTTCATCACCAGGAGTGAGCGTGATGAGCGGGCTGACGACTTCTGTTTTATTGCCGCCGAGTTGGATGCCATTGTCATCGCCATCCTCGTTATTGTCTGTGATCCTGGTCGGAGGACTGCTGAAGCCATTATTCGCCAAGGCCTGACCAAGGCCGAAGTTCGTGTCTGGAATCCTGATCTGGTAAATACCTGGTGCCTGACCGCTGAAATAATAGAGCCCTTGTGAATTGGTGAATGTCCAGCCCACGCGTGCTTCCGCGCCATCGGCCACATTGCTATTGGCATCTCTCCAGAGCTCAACACGCACACCGGGGATACCGGTTTCGCCGTTATCGAGCCTGCCGTCGCCGTCTTCATCGTTCCAGACATGGGAGCCGATCGCCACGCTTTCCGGCAGCGGTGCAAAAGTCTTCCCGAGGCCGACATCCCGCGGTCCTGGCCAGATTTGATTATTCGGTCCAGGGGGCGATGGCATCGGCACTTCGAAAATGCTGACGACACCCGCAGGAGCTGGTGTTGGATCGATTTTCACCAAGGCACCGCTGGTATATGTAGTACCGCCGACCAGTGGCTTGCCCCAGCTATAACCTGCGGCATAAAGATGACCGTCAGAGGGATTATACTCGATGTCTGCGGTGACGACGCTCCCCTTCCCTGCACTGCTGATCGTGGCGAGGAGCTGCGGGTCGCCCGGTGTGGCAGGGTTTGTCAGATCGATGCTGAAAACCTCCCCATCGGCACGATTCACGCCGTAGAGAGTGCTGCCGTGGATGTCGATACCGGAGATGATGGCTAGAGATTGGCCACCAGTGACCATGTTCATCAGCTCAAACTCTGTGACGACCGTACCGAGCAATACCCCCGTGCTGGCACTGTGACGGCGAATCTCACGTGTGGTGCCCGACTCGATCACGAGGTAAATATTGCCATCTGGGCCGAAATTCAGATCCGTGATGCCTGCCTGGGAAATGAACGTGTATGGAGCTGCACCCATCGGTGCTCCTGGTGTGGGGCCGCCCGGCCCCTGGAAGCGCACCACACGCTGGCCGTTGGAGTCCACGACGTAGTAGTTGCCATCTGGGCCAAAGGCGAAGCAACTGATCCAGGACACTCCAGCTGCGCTGTTATCGAGCATGGCACCTTCATCAGCACCTGTGGCACTGATGCGGCGGATGTTGCTCGCACCGAAGTGGGAGGCATACCATTTACCATCTGGGCCGAGTTCGATGTTATAAGGCAGATCACCCCATTCACCGTCGCCTTGGCTGTGACTGACGCCGAAGTGAGAGATGAGATCGCCTTGATAAAGACCCGTCGTGGTATCAAAAGCCTGAATGCTGTCATCAAACGTCGCCGCGACATAAAGTGTGGGTCTCAGCCCCAACAGGCCAAAGTCGATCGTATTGTCACGGTAGGTGCCGCCACTGTTTCCTGGCTCGCCAGCGGGTGTGAGTGTCACGATCGGACTGTAGATCTAGCCACCGCTCACCTGGATGCCGTTATCGTCATTGTCGATGCCATTATCCGCCATGGTCGTGACGCTGCTGGAGAGCGAGTAGCCATCAGGTGGGGTCGGAATGCGCACATAGAGCTTTCCAGGAGCCAGCGCCGTGAAGGAGTACGTACCAGGCACACCAAGCACTGTCGTGGTCATCGTCGTGCGCAGCAGGGTGTCATCCGTTCCACCAATGACGAGGTCCGCACCAGTGCTCCAAACCTGCACCGTCACTCCATCAAGACCGTTTTCGCCAACATCGAGAGTACCATTGTCATTAAAATCATGCCAGATACGATTGCCCAACGTCATACCGCGGAAGAGCCCCACATCGACAGTGAAGTCTGTGTCACTATCCGCATCATCGACAGTAGGCTCTACTCCAGCAGCCAGGGCGATCACGGGGCTGTAAATCGCAGTTCCAGGGCCACTAGGCTGGCTGGCACCGTTGTTGTCCAGATCGACGCCGTTATCCAAATTGACAGGATTTCCACCAGGGATCGGCAAGGTGGCAGGCGGCAACACGCGGATGAAGTAGGCACTTGGTAGCAGATTATCGAAATGATACTGACCCAGTGCTCCCGTCGTCTGTGATGTGATTAGGACATCGCTATTACTTCCCGCACCACCGATGGCGGCATCATCACCGGCATCCCAGAGCTCCACAGTCACGTCCTTCACGCCCGCTTCACCATTATCATGGAGGCCATTGAAGTTGTTATCCTCGTAAATGATGTCTCCAAGGCCCAAACCTTTCACCTGGAGTGTGTAGGAGAGCGTGCCGGGGCAGTTATAGGCATCGCGGGCGCGGACAGTGAAGTTTGCGTAGCCGAAAACAGTCGGTGTGCCAGTGATGCGGCCTGCATTGTTCATAGTCATCCCAGCAGGCAGTGCCCCAGCGATGATGTCGAACACATAAGGACCATGTCCACCCGTAGCGGTGATTTGCTGGTCATAGCTGGCCTGGAGATAGGCATGTGGCAGCGGATCTGGCGGCGACAGTGTCACCGCCGGGCAGATGACGCTGAAATTGTAGTCGATGCTGCCTTTGCACCCATAAATGTCCGTTGTCTCCACGCGGATGAAGGCTGTCGTCTGCTCTGTCGGCGTGCCTGAGATCACACCGTTCGTGGCGAGAGTCAGACCAGCAGGCAGCGCCCCGGTATTCAGCGTCCAGGTATAGGGAGCCTCTCCGCCACTAGCTGTCAGTGTGCGCAAATAGGAGGTACCCACGACTCCATCTGTCAGAGAAGCAGGACTGATGCTGATCGGCCCACACTCCAGCATGAGGGTGAAGGGCTGTGTTCCTGGGCAGTCGTTTGCATCGAGCACCTGAATGACAAAGTTATAACTACCAGGCGCATCGGTGCATGTGCCACTGATGAGGCCCGCTGTGGAGATGCTGAGTCCCGTGGGCAAGGTGCTACCACCCTGTACACTGAAGCGATAGGGTGCTGTACCGCCGCTCGCAGAGAGCTGCTGTGAGTAGGCCACTTTCCGCTGCGCTATCGGCAGCACTGGCGGCGTGATCGTGATCGGCGGGCAATCCACCGTGAGTGTGTAGCGCTTTGTCTTGTAGCAGCCATCGGAGTCGGAAACACCGACATCGAATGTGTAGCTACCTAGGGTCGTGGGTGTGCCACTGAGCACTCCACCATTGGAAAATGAGATTCCTGGAGGCATCACTCCATTATCCAACACCCAGGCATAGGGCGATGCGCCGCCACTCACGCTCAAGTTCTGGCTATAAGTGGCATATTGCGTCGCTGGAGGCAGCGTGCCTGGCGTGATGTCGAGCAAAGGACATACCACATTGATACGCAGAGGCTTCGTTGCGGAGCAATTCACCGCATCTGTGACACGCACAGTGAAATCATAAGCCCCAGCCTGCGCAGTGACCGTGCCACTGATCAGTCCAGATGTGCTCAGGCTCAGACCTGCGGGCAACTGGCCACCAATCAGGCTCCACTGATAAGGCGTGCTGCCACCAGAGGCATTCAGCTGCAAATCGCTATATGCAGAACCCTTCACGCCATCAGCTAAAGGCGAGCTATTGAGGATGGTGATGTCTGGG is part of the Verrucomicrobiaceae bacterium genome and harbors:
- a CDS encoding putative Ig domain-containing protein translates to MTLTPAGEPGNSGGTYRDNTIDFGLLGLRPTLYVAATFDDSIQAFDTTTGLYQGDLISHFGVSHSQGDGEWGDLPYNIELGPDGKWYASHFGASNIRRISATGADEGAMLDNSAAGVSWISCFAFGPDGNYYVVDSNGQRVVRFQGPGGPTPGAPMGAAPYTFISQAGITDLNFGPDGNIYLVIESGTTREIRRHSASTGVLLGTVVTEFELMNMVTGGQSLAIISGIDIHGSTLYGVNRADGEVFSIDLTNPATPGDPQLLATISSAGKGSVVTADIEYNPSDGHLYAAGYSWGKPLVGGTTYTSGALVKIDPTPAPAGVVSIFEVPMPSPPGPNNQIWPGPRDVGLGKTFAPLPESVAIGSHVWNDEDGDGRLDNGETGIPGVRVELWRDANSNVADGAEARVGWTFTNSQGLYYFSGQAPGIYQIRIPDTNFGLGQALANNGFSSPPTRITDNNEDGDDNGIQLGGNKTEVVSPLITLTPGDEPLGNGVSAVERDAGGELDDYVVDANGNMTVDFGFVEPGDMGIGNLVFNDLNGDGRPGAGEGVNEATVELYFWGAVPGTDQPLAITTTDEYGKYLFEGLWTVDYFVHLPAAQFTNGGGLRGLFSLPGTSPGDDDAGENGIDTTEPWNTGISSDRITLTANSAPVDNTASNPTGIETGTDYEEDSALGDENIDLTVDFGLYRPVSLGNLVFRDKDNSNSYTDGEGVGGVTVDLYYSTQTPGTDPAYRSTQTDGAGIYTFNDLLAGTYVVHIPSKMFAEGEPLHRTVSIQEGLVGDDDVGEDGINGGDPAFYGVSSLPVAIFAGSAPTAITGESGVNADADDQNDAAIDLTIDFGFQTPVGLGNLVFIDEDSDGRFDSSIDTPKAGVTVDLYSESQTPGLAVPLHTQVTDDGGRYFFGNLAPGGYVVHISAEQFQRGRPLHRYISTPDPVTPPTEMLDDDSAGSDNGIDTTDLLIYGIQSPVIQLQADDEPVSADFGGIESGIDADIDVFDDNNFDLTVDFGFVSAVQNGVGIGNLVYKDMDGDGKFDLGEGVDDVVVELYYGAETPGPGIYPLASTTTTGGGLYRFSNLDAGGYLVHLPPQNFAAGAPLEGWKSLPGHGGDNRVDDNIAASNDNGVDSDTLADSGISTAAITLQVDSEPMNAGLETGYRANIDDVDDNNTDLTVDFGFLQPVSVGNVVFIDEDYNGFYNVDGDTPGLGKKVTLEIFRSDMDPLHDLPLSTTDTGSFGAYRFDNLAPGTYFIRIPPSNFAFGEALYQTSSVYGVQAGQDPFMLDDNTGEDGIDVGNPTVTGVRSADFTLAGGAAPTGEMELGLDGEMDNDTDDSVDLTLDFGFVRQVRVGNLIFADDDNDGIMDAGTELGISGVTVQLWSNETANGVMLASTVTNSFGFYSFQVAPGSYHIRVPGSQFEQGSALYGKQPSSPDGVPVPQSTAGDDDVAQDGYAMQNNLTASYVRTPDFVAVRGGSPRATTGETGYLSENDDSDDANGDLTVDLGFSPVPLTVGNLVYRDLNGNGTFQSGLDSVLPGVEVRLHRVGDDPYDPETLPVDSMMTGTDGTYRLRTYEAGSFFIFLPATNFVAGGPLAGMSSIQGNGEDDEIDDNADENGFDTDYADELGMYSATFYLDHGLEPAGAAEGGYLATQDDAADTNGDMTFDFGFTGGSVSQLMSIGNLVYNDANLNGVADAGEGVPNVWMILRVPSATDPSGWAMTQNTYTDAEGRYAFSNLVPGNYKVHVAADNFKVMNGTPGSLYRKMSLRGNHTARIDDNFGEDGVDVQNPHQVGIDSGVIELLDGQAPTGATEGGLFGSSDNVSGDNMADLTVDFGFATRIGIGNLAFKDLNADGAFNPAPNGIDQSLSGISIELVHRDTASGTDTVLANTQTDVDGHYLFYAPPATGIHRYFVRVPKEMFSATGMLRDFIPAINSTGVDDFDNQDAQPTANPATTGVSSPIVAFEPNVQPTANTGENGDSAASDDGEDDANINLTVDFGFKPKTFFVGNIVFLDENDNSKYDNGDVGVGGVTVRLYNAGDPTSAPPVAETVTAVAGGTATPGSYYFQVSNAGSYYLYIPKEEFASGGDLHNRVSSAGHGATQNGGVYDVIQNLDDRYDENGLDLGTPLLDGVRSGNIQLAHGTLPLNSSVTDPTGENGIDSFKDDVYDASGTLTVDFGFRPPPAVPLVISTTVLPNGARFTSYNAQFLATGGTTPYSWNLVGSGTPPPGVNLSSSGLLSGTPLESGSFSFVVCVHDSAGNVAESAFTINVIAPTLTIMPSDAPVFTTGTTQSFIFQVPGGAGGFTWDIVSGQVPGMFMNSYGNFYGTPTQTGVFSIIVRVVNSSGAYGLRAYSIHVIHPYLAITPTVLPLGSILSTYSAQFATSGGTAPYIWSVQNSSGGSSLPPGLTLSTTGQIFGTPLVAGTFQFAVQVNDSTGRLGRVNTKIEVKAPTFQVYPAVLPTGTQGSTYTAQFTAGGNGPFTWSALPVTGSNSLPQGLQLSPTTGQLSGVPVVSGLHSFFIRAVSSDGQYGFTRYELNLMPAVLKISPVNLPNYIPGEQYQQQLSVTGGNGSVAWELVSGTPPQGIQLDATTGALIGTSSLLGTHTFVLRATSGALSATRTCYLTAQPSALVITSTPTILPSTTSGATYSVSFEGAGGSVPLSWQIVSGMQPPGLQLTSGGTSTAILSGTISPGATAGTYEFALRATDTASKSSTRYFSITIDPPQLYVSPSVLPTAVIGDAYTAQLTGTGGSGSYSWMIIGGSLPPGMTLNSATGLIQGSAAVTGTYPIVLRMQDATGASRLMNYSFVVSGPLISISLPTTQSYVGTAFNAQFIAGGGTAPYSWQLVSGTLPYTFDTTTGSLSGTTNTTGIFRVVLRATDSKGAFGLATYTLNVGTPGAPAGGNTQRNVLSPVTSVQDGDSTVSTATTFAAWAAENVLHSPLDDPDADSRTNLLEYALSTPPQHGRHAAHFLLCQNPSTGGVDAHLIRAQTTLKDIRYTLQISSDAQAWSTLSLVPLNVQNTDGTTTAVYRDIDSRLATGHIRLHIALDADLNGTPEAVTTSAVHAWTRQEMTVGRQTLSMPLLRSAFFIGRVKSVTQNVLELENGPLDILQAISAHPAALLEVQDGSLSGHIFDIDLSTSTAETLALRQTPPAALSGARIAIRPHWTLGTLLPGHHFLSGTSSSTADRVLFYDSAAKTFRIHWLHSEGGSLKWVREGDASLSSAADRVIAPQEGMLLQLREQPAVLTLIGELCPLPRPVPATGSNAVFRGITTLTARTPASLPASAGCKLRLWSGDTQPGSSNYLNYQLSPESIWIEELTSRDVTHEPLLQPFRAYFLTP